From a region of the Rhinopithecus roxellana isolate Shanxi Qingling chromosome 8, ASM756505v1, whole genome shotgun sequence genome:
- the MFSD12 gene encoding major facilitator superfamily domain-containing protein 12 isoform X3: MGPGPPAAGAAPSPRPLSLVARLSYAVGHFLNDLCASMWFTYLLLYLHSVRAYSSRGAGLLLLLGQVADGLCTPLVGYEADRAAGCCPRYGPRKAWHLVGTVCVLLSFPFIFSPCLGCGVATPEWAALLYYGPFIVIFQFGWASTQISHLSLIPELVTNDHEKVELTALRYAFTVVANITVYGAAWLLLHLQGSSRVEPAQDIDISDQLGGQDVPMFRVGMLYMTTRLIVNLSQTYMAMYLTYSLHLPKKFIATIPLVMYLSGFFSSFLMKPINKRIGRNMTYFSGLLVILAFAAWVALAEGLGVAVYAAAVLLGAGCATILVTSLAMTADLIGPHTNSGAFVYGSMSFSDKVANGLAVMAIQSLHPCPSELCCRACVSFYHWAMVAVTGGVGVAAALCLCSLLLWPIRLRRWHPDARP; this comes from the exons ATGGGCCCGGGACCCCCAGCGGCCGGAGCGGCGCCATCCCCGCGGCCGCTGTCCCTGGTGGCGCGGCTGAGCTACGCCGTGGGCCACTTCCTCAACGACCTGTGCGCGTCCATGTGGTTCACCTACCTGCTGCTCTACCTGCACTCGGTGCGCGCCTACAGCTCCCGCGGCgcggggctgctgctgctgctgggccaGGTGGCCGACGGGCTGTGCACACCCCTCGTGGGCTACGAGGCCGACCGCGCCGCCGGCTGCTGCCCCCGCTACGGCCCGCGCAAGGCCTGGCACCTGGTCG GCACTGTCTGCGTCCTGCTGtccttccccttcatcttcaGCCCCTGCCTGGGCTGTGGGGTGGCCACGCCTGAGTGGGCCGCCCTCCTCTACTATGGCCCGTTCATCGTGATCTTCCAGTTTGGCTGGGCCTCCACGcagatctcccacctcagcctcatccCGGAGCTCGTCACCAACGACCATGAgaaggtggagctcacagcactCAG GTACGCGTTCACCGTGGTGGCCAACATCACCGTCTATGGCGCCGCCTGGCTCCTGCTGCACCTGCAGGGCTCGTCACGGGTGGAGCCCGCCCAGGACATCGACATCAGCGACCAGCTGGGGGGCCAGGACGTGCCTATGTTCCGG GTGGGCATGCTGTACATGACCACCAGGCTCATCGTGAACCTGTCCCAGACCTACATGGCCATGTACCTCACCTACTCCCTCCACCTGCCCAAG AAGTTCATCGCGACCATTCCCCTGGTGATGTACCTCAGCggctttttctcctccttcctcatgAAGCCCATCAACAAGAGAATTGGGCGGAAC ATGACCTACTTCTCGGGCCTCCTGGTGATCCTGGCTTTTGCCGCCTGGGTGGCGCTGGCAGAGGGGCTGGGTGTGGCTGTATACGCAGCGGCTGTGCTGCTGGGTGCTGGCTGTGCCACCATCCTCGTCACCTCGCTGGCCATGACGGCTGACCTCATCGGTCCCCACACG AACAGCGGAGCGTTCGTGTACGGCTCCATGAGCTTCTCGGATAAGGTGGCCAATGGGCTGGCAGTCATGGCCATCCAGAGCCTGCACCCTTGCCC CTCAGAGCTCTGCTGCAGGGCCTGCGTGAGCTTCTACCACTGGGCGATGGTGGCCGTGACGGGCGGCGTGGGCGTGGCCGCTGCCCTGTGTCTCTGCAGCCTCCTGCTGTGGCCCATCCGCCTGCGTCGCT GGCACCCTGACGCCCGGCCCTGA
- the MFSD12 gene encoding major facilitator superfamily domain-containing protein 12 isoform X2, with protein sequence MGPGPPAAGAAPSPRPLSLVARLSYAVGHFLNDLCASMWFTYLLLYLHSVRAYSSRGAGLLLLLGQVADGLCTPLVGYEADRAAGCCPRYGPRKAWHLVGTVCVLLSFPFIFSPCLGCGVATPEWAALLYYGPFIVIFQFGWASTQISHLSLIPELVTNDHEKVELTALRYAFTVVANITVYGAAWLLLHLQGSSRVEPAQDIDISDQLGGQDVPMFRNLSLLVVGVGAVFSLLFHLGTRERRRPHVEEPGEHTPLLAPAVTQPLLLWKHWLREPAFYQVGMLYMTTRLIVNLSQTYMAMYLTYSLHLPKKFIATIPLVMYLSGFFSSFLMKPINKRIGRNNSGAFVYGSMSFSDKVANGLAVMAIQSLHPCPSELCCRACVSFYHWAMVAVTGGVGVAAALCLCSLLLWPIRLRRWHPDARP encoded by the exons ATGGGCCCGGGACCCCCAGCGGCCGGAGCGGCGCCATCCCCGCGGCCGCTGTCCCTGGTGGCGCGGCTGAGCTACGCCGTGGGCCACTTCCTCAACGACCTGTGCGCGTCCATGTGGTTCACCTACCTGCTGCTCTACCTGCACTCGGTGCGCGCCTACAGCTCCCGCGGCgcggggctgctgctgctgctgggccaGGTGGCCGACGGGCTGTGCACACCCCTCGTGGGCTACGAGGCCGACCGCGCCGCCGGCTGCTGCCCCCGCTACGGCCCGCGCAAGGCCTGGCACCTGGTCG GCACTGTCTGCGTCCTGCTGtccttccccttcatcttcaGCCCCTGCCTGGGCTGTGGGGTGGCCACGCCTGAGTGGGCCGCCCTCCTCTACTATGGCCCGTTCATCGTGATCTTCCAGTTTGGCTGGGCCTCCACGcagatctcccacctcagcctcatccCGGAGCTCGTCACCAACGACCATGAgaaggtggagctcacagcactCAG GTACGCGTTCACCGTGGTGGCCAACATCACCGTCTATGGCGCCGCCTGGCTCCTGCTGCACCTGCAGGGCTCGTCACGGGTGGAGCCCGCCCAGGACATCGACATCAGCGACCAGCTGGGGGGCCAGGACGTGCCTATGTTCCGG AACCTGTCCCTGCTGGTGGTGGGTGTCGGCGCTGTGTTCTCACTGCTGTTCCACCTGGGCACCCGGGAGAGGCGCCGGCCGCACGTGGAGGAGCCGGGCGAGCACACCCCCCTGTTGGCCCCCGCCGTCACCCAGCCCCTGCTGCTCTGGAAGCACTGGCTCCGGGAGCCGGCTTTCTACCAG GTGGGCATGCTGTACATGACCACCAGGCTCATCGTGAACCTGTCCCAGACCTACATGGCCATGTACCTCACCTACTCCCTCCACCTGCCCAAG AAGTTCATCGCGACCATTCCCCTGGTGATGTACCTCAGCggctttttctcctccttcctcatgAAGCCCATCAACAAGAGAATTGGGCGGAAC AACAGCGGAGCGTTCGTGTACGGCTCCATGAGCTTCTCGGATAAGGTGGCCAATGGGCTGGCAGTCATGGCCATCCAGAGCCTGCACCCTTGCCC CTCAGAGCTCTGCTGCAGGGCCTGCGTGAGCTTCTACCACTGGGCGATGGTGGCCGTGACGGGCGGCGTGGGCGTGGCCGCTGCCCTGTGTCTCTGCAGCCTCCTGCTGTGGCCCATCCGCCTGCGTCGCT GGCACCCTGACGCCCGGCCCTGA
- the C8H19orf71 gene encoding uncharacterized protein C19orf71 homolog isoform X2: MQTLRQEAARPYVPSGTLEASFPAPLYSDDYLSLAGPRWPLAIRQASRWKYTPMGRDAAGQLWYTGLTNSDTREAWYNLPLDPAIPFHKAYNCWHGCYQHREHSMPSSYTQHLRETAWHDPITPAQYQVPSTRWGSALWKDRPIWGKEYVINRNQYGVEPLWRASDYVPSLSAPQRPPGTTQNYRECGLEPYCPSTCQRPLPSSTPTPR, translated from the exons ATGCAAACCCTGAGGCAAGAGGCTGCCCGGCCCTATGTCCCCTCGGGGACCCTCGAGGCCAGCTTCCCAGCACCCCTCTACAG CGATGACTACCTGTCCCTGGCGGGTCCCCGCTGGCCACTGGCCATCAGGCAGGCCTCACGCTGGAAGTACACACCCATGGGACGCGACGCAGCTGGCCAGCTGTGGTACACAGGCCTGACCAACTCGGACACCCGGGAAGCCTGGTACAACCTGCCGCTGGACCCGGCCATCCCCTTCCACAAGGCCTACAACTGCTGGCATGGCTGCTACCAACACCGCGAGCACAGCATGCCATCGT CCTACACCCAGCACCTGCGGGAGACCGCCTGGCACGACCCCATCACCCCTGCCCAGTACCAGGTCCCCAGCACCCGGTGGGGGAGCGCGCTGTGGAAAGACAGGCCGATCTGGGGCAAGGAATATG TGATCAACAGGAACCAGTACGGGGTGGAGCCGCTGTGGAGGGCATCAGACTACGTGCCCTCCCTGTCGGCGCCCCAGCGCCCGCCTGGCACCACCCAGAACTACCGGGAGTGCGGTCTGGAGCCATACTGCCCCTCCACCTGCCAGCGGCCCCTGCCTTCCTCCACACCCACACCCCGATAA
- the MFSD12 gene encoding major facilitator superfamily domain-containing protein 12 isoform X1, whose translation MGPGPPAAGAAPSPRPLSLVARLSYAVGHFLNDLCASMWFTYLLLYLHSVRAYSSRGAGLLLLLGQVADGLCTPLVGYEADRAAGCCPRYGPRKAWHLVGTVCVLLSFPFIFSPCLGCGVATPEWAALLYYGPFIVIFQFGWASTQISHLSLIPELVTNDHEKVELTALRYAFTVVANITVYGAAWLLLHLQGSSRVEPAQDIDISDQLGGQDVPMFRNLSLLVVGVGAVFSLLFHLGTRERRRPHVEEPGEHTPLLAPAVTQPLLLWKHWLREPAFYQVGMLYMTTRLIVNLSQTYMAMYLTYSLHLPKKFIATIPLVMYLSGFFSSFLMKPINKRIGRNMTYFSGLLVILAFAAWVALAEGLGVAVYAAAVLLGAGCATILVTSLAMTADLIGPHTNSGAFVYGSMSFSDKVANGLAVMAIQSLHPCPSELCCRACVSFYHWAMVAVTGGVGVAAALCLCSLLLWPIRLRRWHPDARP comes from the exons ATGGGCCCGGGACCCCCAGCGGCCGGAGCGGCGCCATCCCCGCGGCCGCTGTCCCTGGTGGCGCGGCTGAGCTACGCCGTGGGCCACTTCCTCAACGACCTGTGCGCGTCCATGTGGTTCACCTACCTGCTGCTCTACCTGCACTCGGTGCGCGCCTACAGCTCCCGCGGCgcggggctgctgctgctgctgggccaGGTGGCCGACGGGCTGTGCACACCCCTCGTGGGCTACGAGGCCGACCGCGCCGCCGGCTGCTGCCCCCGCTACGGCCCGCGCAAGGCCTGGCACCTGGTCG GCACTGTCTGCGTCCTGCTGtccttccccttcatcttcaGCCCCTGCCTGGGCTGTGGGGTGGCCACGCCTGAGTGGGCCGCCCTCCTCTACTATGGCCCGTTCATCGTGATCTTCCAGTTTGGCTGGGCCTCCACGcagatctcccacctcagcctcatccCGGAGCTCGTCACCAACGACCATGAgaaggtggagctcacagcactCAG GTACGCGTTCACCGTGGTGGCCAACATCACCGTCTATGGCGCCGCCTGGCTCCTGCTGCACCTGCAGGGCTCGTCACGGGTGGAGCCCGCCCAGGACATCGACATCAGCGACCAGCTGGGGGGCCAGGACGTGCCTATGTTCCGG AACCTGTCCCTGCTGGTGGTGGGTGTCGGCGCTGTGTTCTCACTGCTGTTCCACCTGGGCACCCGGGAGAGGCGCCGGCCGCACGTGGAGGAGCCGGGCGAGCACACCCCCCTGTTGGCCCCCGCCGTCACCCAGCCCCTGCTGCTCTGGAAGCACTGGCTCCGGGAGCCGGCTTTCTACCAG GTGGGCATGCTGTACATGACCACCAGGCTCATCGTGAACCTGTCCCAGACCTACATGGCCATGTACCTCACCTACTCCCTCCACCTGCCCAAG AAGTTCATCGCGACCATTCCCCTGGTGATGTACCTCAGCggctttttctcctccttcctcatgAAGCCCATCAACAAGAGAATTGGGCGGAAC ATGACCTACTTCTCGGGCCTCCTGGTGATCCTGGCTTTTGCCGCCTGGGTGGCGCTGGCAGAGGGGCTGGGTGTGGCTGTATACGCAGCGGCTGTGCTGCTGGGTGCTGGCTGTGCCACCATCCTCGTCACCTCGCTGGCCATGACGGCTGACCTCATCGGTCCCCACACG AACAGCGGAGCGTTCGTGTACGGCTCCATGAGCTTCTCGGATAAGGTGGCCAATGGGCTGGCAGTCATGGCCATCCAGAGCCTGCACCCTTGCCC CTCAGAGCTCTGCTGCAGGGCCTGCGTGAGCTTCTACCACTGGGCGATGGTGGCCGTGACGGGCGGCGTGGGCGTGGCCGCTGCCCTGTGTCTCTGCAGCCTCCTGCTGTGGCCCATCCGCCTGCGTCGCT GGCACCCTGACGCCCGGCCCTGA
- the C8H19orf71 gene encoding uncharacterized protein C19orf71 homolog isoform X1, with the protein MLSTVASEAFLAGAPGTQADMQTLRQEAARPYVPSGTLEASFPAPLYSDDYLSLAGPRWPLAIRQASRWKYTPMGRDAAGQLWYTGLTNSDTREAWYNLPLDPAIPFHKAYNCWHGCYQHREHSMPSSYTQHLRETAWHDPITPAQYQVPSTRWGSALWKDRPIWGKEYVINRNQYGVEPLWRASDYVPSLSAPQRPPGTTQNYRECGLEPYCPSTCQRPLPSSTPTPR; encoded by the exons ATGCTGTCAACAGTAGCCTCGGAGGCCTTCCTGGCAGGAGCCCCAGGGACCCAGGCAGACATGCAAACCCTGAGGCAAGAGGCTGCCCGGCCCTATGTCCCCTCGGGGACCCTCGAGGCCAGCTTCCCAGCACCCCTCTACAG CGATGACTACCTGTCCCTGGCGGGTCCCCGCTGGCCACTGGCCATCAGGCAGGCCTCACGCTGGAAGTACACACCCATGGGACGCGACGCAGCTGGCCAGCTGTGGTACACAGGCCTGACCAACTCGGACACCCGGGAAGCCTGGTACAACCTGCCGCTGGACCCGGCCATCCCCTTCCACAAGGCCTACAACTGCTGGCATGGCTGCTACCAACACCGCGAGCACAGCATGCCATCGT CCTACACCCAGCACCTGCGGGAGACCGCCTGGCACGACCCCATCACCCCTGCCCAGTACCAGGTCCCCAGCACCCGGTGGGGGAGCGCGCTGTGGAAAGACAGGCCGATCTGGGGCAAGGAATATG TGATCAACAGGAACCAGTACGGGGTGGAGCCGCTGTGGAGGGCATCAGACTACGTGCCCTCCCTGTCGGCGCCCCAGCGCCCGCCTGGCACCACCCAGAACTACCGGGAGTGCGGTCTGGAGCCATACTGCCCCTCCACCTGCCAGCGGCCCCTGCCTTCCTCCACACCCACACCCCGATAA